AATGCATGCTGCGTCTGAAGAAATAGAATCTGCAGCACCGCTTCTTTCTTTTTGCTCTTATAGCAATCGAAGCGATATCCGCCCAACATAGCTCCCAATGCCGCTTCATAAGCACTCTCTTCCAGCGCCAACTCCAGTTCATCAAGTAAAAAACTAGTTTGAGAGACTTTGGCTTTTTCTAGTGCGCGCACCGCCTGTCCTAAACAAAAACGAACCGCCTGAACATTTACCTTCTCGCGTTTGCCAAATTGCAGCAAAAGAATGTCCGGCAAATCCGCTTGGCAGGAACGGAGAAAAAAGGTATCGCCCTTGTCAGTACAGCAGTTCTCCTGTCGCAGCCAAGCACCCAATCGCCCTTGCAACTGCGCATCTATTTTCTTGCCTTCTTCTCCCAAACATTGTTCTCCTTGAAAAACCGGCAAAACCCACGCGCCACCTTTTACCGTCTTCTCGCCAAGCCACTCTATTTTCATCGTCATACACCTCTTATAAAAAATAAGAAACCTGTTCAGCGAATGAACAGGTTTTCTCTGAACTCTGTTTCAGCGCGGCTCTACAATCAACTTCATTGCAGTCCGCTCTTCCCCTTCAATCAGAATGTCTGTGAAGGCCGGGATGCAAATTAAATCAACTCCATGAGGAGCGACAAATCCTCTGGCTATGGCAACCGCTTTAACAGCCTGGTTCAGGGCTCCTGCGCCAATCGCCTGCATTTCCGCGCCGCCGCGTTCGCGCAATACCCCTGCCAGCGCCCCTGCGACCGAATTAGGATTCGATTTTGCTGATACTTTTAACACGTCCATTTCCGTTGACCTCCTTTGTCGTATAAAGCCTCGGTGTTCGGTACACATAAAGGAGGTATTCGGTTTTAGAAAGCAAAATCCTTTTTCTTACAAAAAAAAATTCAAACAATTTTAACAATCGCAAATTATAAGGTTTCTTGGATGCGTCGGACTTCCCGAACACATTTCCGACGCAAATCAAACTCTACATAAAGACCACATAAAGCAGCCGCCCCAGAAGCCACTTCAAAGCGCACTGGCAAGCCGGTCAGAAACTTTTGCAGCACAATGTCCTTGTCCATACCAAGAATAGAGTCCTCCGCCCCAGTCATGCCCAAGTCGCTTAGGTAAACAGTGCCTTTAGGCAGTATCTGCTCATCCGCCGTCTGCACATGCGTATGGGTTCCTACTACGCAAGCAACGCGGCCATCCAAATAGTATCCTAGTGCTTTTTTTTCCGAAGTCGCTTCAGCATGCATTTCCACAACAATCAAATCTGCCTTGCTGCCGATCTGGCGCAGCACCTCATCTGCCGCACGAAAAGGACAGTCTACTGGCGGCATATATACCCTTCCTGCCAAATTAACAACAGCAATACGGGCAAAAGGCGTTTCAAATACCCCCCAGCCTCTCCCTGGAGTGCCTGCAGGATAATTTGCCGGACGCAGCAGACGAGGTTCTTCGTCAATGCATTTAAAAATATCCCGTTTATCCCAGATATGATTGCCGCTTGTTACCACGTCAACGCCTTGCTGCAAAAATTCCTGTAAAATGTCAGGAGTCAGGCCTACGCCGCCTGCGGCATTTTCCCCGTTAGCAATGACAAAATCCAAATCCAGTTCGCGCCGCAGTTTGGGAATAAGCGTCTGCACCGCTTGTCGTCCTGGACGACCGCAAATATCACCAACAAAGAACAGCTTCAAACCGGCCTCCTTACTGCGTGTATACCAACACGCGTCCGTCTTCCCGAATGCCAATCAACGTCTGCGGCGGCAACCGGCGAATACTTTGAAATAAACCATCTAAATATTCTTCATCTCCAGGAATTTCCTCTGTCCCCGGAGGCAGTTCCGCTTGATAATCCACCACTAGCGTAGCTTCCAGTTGATCCTTCAGTACTTCCACCAACACGGAAATTTCGCCGCGCGATAAACTATTAAGATCCCGCACAATCGTCAAAAAAGTTACGCCTTCATGAAAAGAGTATTCAAATTCCATCGCGTCATAGACATACCCTTCCAACAAATGATAGGCAGTCGCGCTTTCAAACAGTAGTTCTCCTAGTGAACGAGCGCGTTCTTCATCCAAGGTTTCTTGTACAAAAAATGTCAAGTGAAGAACCCGTTCTTCCGCACCCAACTCTAGATAGCCAATTTCCGGATACCGAGTTAAAATAGCGAACAGCAGATTAACCCCTTCTGGAAATGCTTCTTCCTGCATTACTTTACTCATGTTTCCCCCCTGCCGCCAGCGCTATGCGCGCCTTGCAGCCAATCAAACCAGACGGAAAAGAAACGACCTTAAATAAGGTCGTTTCTTTCTTCTCTTAGTTATTTTGCGTATTCAACAGCGCGAACTTCCCGAATTACCGTTACTTTAATTTGTCCCGGATATTCCAGTTCATTCTCAATCCGTTTGACGATATCCCGTACTAAACGAACCGACGCTAAATCGTCAATCTTTTCAGGTTTGACCATAATTCGTACTTCACGACCAGCCTGAATGGCAAACGATTTCTCTACGCCTTCAAAAGACTCGGCGATTTCTTCCAAACGGCTCAGACGCTTCAAGTAGCTTTCCAGGCTTTCCCTACGGGCGCCAGGACGAGCTGCCGAAATAGCATCTGCTGCCGCTACAAGCACAGCTTGCACTGTTCGCGGCTCTTCATCGCCGTGATGCGCCAAAATAGAGTTAACCACTTCCGGCGACTCACGATATTTCTTCGCCAAATCACCGCCGATGGTAACATGGGACCCTTCCATTTCATGGTCCACTGCTTTTCCTAAGTCATGGAGCAAACCGGCCCGTTTCGCCAGCATAACATCCACACCCAGCTCGGCAGCCATAACGCCAGCCAAGTGAGACACTTCAATAGAATGTTTAAGAACATTCTGGCCATAGCTGGTGCGGTATTTCAAACGGCCCAACAACCGAATGATTTCAGGGTGTAAACCATGAACGCCGGTCTCAAACGTAGCTTGTTCGCCGGCTTCTTTAATACGCTGTTCAACTTCCTTCTGCGCTTTTTCTACCATTTCTTCAATCCGCGCCGGGTGAATACGGCCATCTGTAATTAGCTTTTCCAAAGCCAATCGGGCAACTTCCCTGCGCACCGGATCAAATCCGGAAAGAATAACCGCTTCCGGCGTGTCGTCAATAATCAAATCAATGCCTGTCAATGTTTCTAAGGTACGAATATTCCGGCCTTCCCGACCAATAATGCGTCCCTTCATTTCATCATTCGGCAAGGCTACCACAGAAACCGTGGTTTCTGCAACATGATCGGCTGCACAGCGTTGAATAGCTGCAGACACGATTTCCCTCGCCTTTTTATCGGCTTCTTCTTTCGCCTGCTGTTCCATTTCTTTGATCATGATAGCTGTTTCATGACGAATTTCTTCTTGCGCACGAGTCAGCAACAGCGTTCGCGCCTCATCCGACGACATGCCGGAAAGACGTTCTAATTCTGCCAGCTGCTTTTCATAGACCGCATTTATTTTTTCCTGGGCGCGCTCTACTTCGCCTTCTTTGCGTCCTAAAACTTCTTCCTTTTTTTCCACAGCATCCATTTTTCGGTCCAGATTTTCTTCCTTCTGAACCAAACGACGTTCCAGACGCTGCAATTCGCCACGGCGTTCTTTGCCTTCACGTTCCATTTCCACGCGCAAACGATGAATTTCCTCTTTGGCTTCCA
This genomic window from uncultured Anaeromusa sp. contains:
- a CDS encoding stage V sporulation protein S produces the protein MDVLKVSAKSNPNSVAGALAGVLRERGGAEMQAIGAGALNQAVKAVAIARGFVAPHGVDLICIPAFTDILIEGEERTAMKLIVEPR
- a CDS encoding TIGR00282 family metallophosphoesterase, which produces MKLFFVGDICGRPGRQAVQTLIPKLRRELDLDFVIANGENAAGGVGLTPDILQEFLQQGVDVVTSGNHIWDKRDIFKCIDEEPRLLRPANYPAGTPGRGWGVFETPFARIAVVNLAGRVYMPPVDCPFRAADEVLRQIGSKADLIVVEMHAEATSEKKALGYYLDGRVACVVGTHTHVQTADEQILPKGTVYLSDLGMTGAEDSILGMDKDIVLQKFLTGLPVRFEVASGAAALCGLYVEFDLRRKCVREVRRIQETL
- the rny gene encoding ribonuclease Y, whose amino-acid sequence is MIEVIAAAVVMGAVGVGAGYWMRKSTAEAKIASAEEAARKIVEEAERTGESRKKEALVEAKEEIHRLRVEMEREGKERRGELQRLERRLVQKEENLDRKMDAVEKKEEVLGRKEGEVERAQEKINAVYEKQLAELERLSGMSSDEARTLLLTRAQEEIRHETAIMIKEMEQQAKEEADKKAREIVSAAIQRCAADHVAETTVSVVALPNDEMKGRIIGREGRNIRTLETLTGIDLIIDDTPEAVILSGFDPVRREVARLALEKLITDGRIHPARIEEMVEKAQKEVEQRIKEAGEQATFETGVHGLHPEIIRLLGRLKYRTSYGQNVLKHSIEVSHLAGVMAAELGVDVMLAKRAGLLHDLGKAVDHEMEGSHVTIGGDLAKKYRESPEVVNSILAHHGDEEPRTVQAVLVAAADAISAARPGARRESLESYLKRLSRLEEIAESFEGVEKSFAIQAGREVRIMVKPEKIDDLASVRLVRDIVKRIENELEYPGQIKVTVIREVRAVEYAK